In Phyllostomus discolor isolate MPI-MPIP mPhyDis1 chromosome 3, mPhyDis1.pri.v3, whole genome shotgun sequence, a single genomic region encodes these proteins:
- the RPS23 gene encoding 40S ribosomal protein S23, with protein MGKCRGLRTARKLRSHRRDQKWHDKQYKKAHLGTALKANPFGGASHAKGIVLEKVGVEAKQPNSAIRKCVRVQLIKNGKKITAFVPNDGCLNFIEENDEVLVAGFGRKGHAVGDIPGVRFKVVKVANVSLLALYKGKKERPRS; from the exons ATGG GCAAGTGTCGCGGTCTTCGTACTGCCAGGAAGCTCCGGAGCCACCGTCGAGACCAGAAGTGGCATGATAAGCAATACAAGAAAGCCCATTTGGGCACAGCCCTGAAGGCCAACCCTTTTGGAGGCGCTTCTCATGCAAAGGGAATTGTGCTGGAAAAAGT AGGCGTTGAGGCCAAACAGCCAAATTCTGCCATCAGGAAGTGTGTCAGGGTCCAGCTGATCAAGAATGGCAAAAAAATCACGGCCTTTGTCCCCAATGATGGTTGTTTGAATTTTATTGAG GAAAACGATGAAGTTCTGGTTGCTGGATTTGGTCGAAAAGGTCATGCTGTTGGTGACATTCCTGGAGTTCGCTTTAAGGTTGTCAAAGTAGCCAATGTCTCTCTTTTGGCCTTATACAAAGGCAAGAAGGAAAGACCAAGATCATAA